The following proteins come from a genomic window of Geomonas sp. RF6:
- a CDS encoding GTP-binding protein yields the protein MALVNQAKREINAKVVYFGPGLSGKGTSLRHIFGKLKPEFRGAMKGMQVKDARMLFFDFTPPGDSNVHGFRVRFHLYTISGETIDAAAWKMVLKGADGIVFVADSSIDRVSANRESLEKLNAHLGGYGTSLESVPTVFQYNKKDLPDALPAADLNRMLNASGMPSFEASSQEGEGVIQPLLALVKSVLLDLRRKGLEGIVGPESMKEVVETPVEEPVAPVEEPQAPAAQEEPHMPHYEEHPVAAPDIPLYPEVKAPEVKAPESHVAAEEEGGLSLELSGAAELSQGLLRLPLVIRSGSRSKTVTLQLSIQEE from the coding sequence AAGGTGGTGTACTTCGGACCGGGGCTCTCCGGGAAGGGCACCAGCCTGCGCCACATATTCGGGAAGCTGAAACCGGAGTTTCGCGGCGCTATGAAGGGGATGCAGGTGAAGGACGCCCGTATGCTCTTCTTCGACTTCACCCCCCCGGGGGACAGCAACGTGCACGGGTTTCGCGTCCGCTTCCATCTGTACACCATTTCCGGAGAGACGATCGACGCCGCCGCGTGGAAGATGGTTCTGAAGGGGGCCGACGGTATCGTCTTCGTCGCCGACTCCTCCATCGACCGCGTCTCCGCCAACCGCGAAAGCCTGGAGAAGCTGAACGCCCATCTCGGCGGGTACGGCACGAGCCTCGAGTCTGTGCCGACCGTCTTCCAGTACAACAAGAAGGATCTCCCCGATGCGCTTCCGGCCGCCGACCTGAACCGGATGCTGAACGCTTCCGGCATGCCCAGTTTCGAGGCGTCGAGCCAGGAGGGGGAAGGGGTGATCCAGCCCCTCCTCGCGCTGGTGAAGTCGGTGCTGCTCGATCTGCGCCGCAAGGGGCTGGAGGGGATCGTCGGGCCGGAGAGCATGAAGGAGGTTGTAGAGACTCCGGTCGAGGAGCCTGTGGCACCGGTAGAGGAGCCTCAGGCTCCGGCAGCGCAGGAAGAGCCTCACATGCCGCACTACGAGGAGCACCCGGTGGCGGCGCCTGACATACCCCTTTATCCGGAAGTGAAGGCGCCGGAGGTGAAGGCGCCAGAGTCGCATGTCGCAGCGGAAGAGGAGGGCGGGCTGTCGCTCGAGCTTTCCGGAGCCGCGGAGCTCAGCCAGGGGCTTTTGCGTCTGCCGCTGGTAATCCGCTCCGGATCCCGCTCGAAGACGGTGACGCTGCAGCTGAGCATTCAGGAGGAGTAG
- a CDS encoding MgtC/SapB family protein, producing the protein MDSVDLDLVMAGRLLLSSFLGGIIGLEREIHGRPAGFRTHLLVSLGSCLFVASSIEFYTIFGNFSGKVPVGVDPARVAAQVVTGIGFLGAGAIIRDQAAVRGLTTAACLWVAAGLGVACGIGMYGLAVVATAVALANLLLLKEVEKKLSRDTYISVRVVGEDTPSFISRVEAVLAGSNLTALQLRFDRDVEHQRIGVDFQVKQISKDTPADLLHGLGALEGVKRVRLE; encoded by the coding sequence GTGGATTCGGTTGACCTGGATCTGGTCATGGCGGGGCGCTTGCTTCTCTCCTCCTTCCTCGGTGGGATCATCGGGCTGGAGAGGGAGATCCACGGCCGCCCCGCGGGGTTTCGCACGCACCTTCTGGTCTCGCTCGGCTCCTGCCTTTTTGTAGCAAGCTCCATCGAGTTTTACACCATTTTCGGAAACTTCTCCGGCAAGGTCCCGGTCGGTGTGGACCCTGCACGCGTCGCCGCCCAGGTGGTGACCGGCATCGGTTTTCTCGGTGCGGGAGCGATCATCCGGGACCAGGCCGCGGTGCGTGGGCTCACCACCGCCGCCTGCCTGTGGGTTGCGGCAGGGCTCGGCGTCGCGTGCGGCATAGGGATGTACGGCCTCGCGGTCGTTGCCACCGCCGTCGCCCTGGCGAATCTCCTCCTTTTGAAGGAAGTCGAGAAGAAGTTGAGCCGCGATACCTACATCAGCGTGAGGGTTGTAGGGGAGGATACCCCGAGCTTCATCTCGAGGGTGGAGGCTGTTTTGGCGGGTTCAAACCTGACGGCGCTGCAGCTTCGGTTCGATCGGGACGTGGAGCACCAGCGTATCGGCGTCGATTTTCAGGTGAAGCAGATTTCTAAGGACACTCCCGCCGATCTCCTGCACGGCCTCGGCGCGCTGGAGGGGGTGAAGAGGGTGCGCCTGGAATAA